Genomic DNA from Streptococcus uberis:
GAGGCTAACCGTTTTTTCTGTATCTTTAGTCACACCACTAATATTGACTTCCGCTACCACTTCATTAATGGTATCCAGAACTTCTCTTGGCCCTGAAATGACAGCTGTTTCTTTTCCAAGTTTTGATTGAATGTCCGCCAAGCTTTCATCCATGGTTCCTACCATTGAAACTCTTATTGGGACAGACTTGGTGATTTTTTTGACTGAAACCGATAAGGTCGTTTTGGCTGGTGAAATGGAGCTGGCTAAAACAGTCCCATCTGCAGAGACAGCTTGAAGGGTTACTTCACCTCGGTAGTCTGCATTTAATTTAACATCATCTGGCACTTTGGCAACGACATGATCAATCAAATCAATCTTAGACTCGTCACTGGTCACCTCGACTTTGTCAATACCTGTGTTCATTGAGAGCAATTCATAACCAGTTGCCACTTGTTTGGGATCGACACTTCCTACGACATTAAAGGTCTTTCGTGCTTTCTTGCCGATGGTGATGGTCATTTTATCTGGGGTCACTTTGGCTGCCACGCCAGAAGGCAGGTTATTGACTTTAAGAGGAACGGTTGCTTTTCCAGGCTTGCTATCTGTTAAGTCTGCGACGATTTTAAAATTACGAGTATCAGTGTTAACCTCGGAATCCAGTTTAACCCGGTTGGTTGAGGTCAAATAGACTTGTGCCCCGTAGGAATATTCACTGATAAAGTACTTGTCACTATCATATTTGATATCGATGGGGACATCTGATAGGTTGTGGGTATAGGTTTCGATTGGGCTGTATGCTTGGTTGGCAGAGTTTCGATAACTATTTGAAGCTGCTGTTAAAAAGAGGACAATAGCAAAAAACACCGAAACAAGTCCAAGCCAAATCCGACTATTAAAAAATGATTTCATCTTTTACTTGCCTCCAAATAAGGTTTTGTACCAAGGTGTTTTCTCCTGGTTTTCTTTCAGGAAATAAGAACGCAGATAGGTTTCGAAATCGGCACGGCTTAAATCATGCAAGAATTCGCCCTTGTCGGTGATTGAGATGCCACCTGTTTCCTCAGAAACAACGATGGTAATGGCATCGGAATGTTCTGAAAGACCAATGGCTGCGCGGTGTCTGGTTCCAAATTCTTTGGAAATAGTGGTTGATTCAGACAGGGGCAAGTAAGAACATGAGGAGATGATTTTATTGTTAGCAATGATAACAGCTCCGTCATGCAATGGCGTGTTTGGTATAAAGATATTAATCAGCAATTGGCTGGAGATATCCGCATTTAAGGGAATTCCTGTTGCGATGTATTCTTGTAAAGTTTGGGCCTGTTCAATACAGATCAAGGCACCAATTTTACGAGGGCTCATGTAGGCCACAGCCTTGACCAAAGCGTCGACAAGCTTTTCTTCATCACTGAGCAGTTCTCTTTGGCGGAAAACTTGGGTGGAACGACCAAATCGCTCTAAACCAGCACGAATTTCTGGCGCAAAGATAATAACACCTGCGATAACCCCATAGGTGATAACTTGATTCATTAAATAAGTAATAGTTGTCAGACCAATCCACTCGGCCACAAAGCGCAAAATGATAAAGAGTAAAACACCCTGCACTAAGGACATGATTTTGGTTCCTGATAAAGCCCTAATAAAACGGTAAATGGCATAGGCGACAATCAAGATATCTAATAAGTGAATGATTAAGATCCAAGGGTCTGCAAATAAACTGGATATAAACTTGGCATCGATATGACTTAGATTCTGCATACGTCTCTCTTTCTATCTAAAATACGTATTAAGACTATTATAACATTTTTATTACAGTTTTTCTGTATTCAAAATTCTTGATTCTATGTTAAAATATAAACATGAAAATGAAGACGCTAATGGGCATTACTGCCGGAAAAACTGCACAAACCCTTTTAAAAAGTATGGGGCGAGGCTCTACCTACCCAGGAAAGTTGGCCCTACAATTTGATAAAAATATTTTAGATAGCCTGGCCAAAGATTATGAAATCGTTGTGGTGACAGGGACTAATGGAAAAACCCTAACCACTGCTTTGACTGTGGGTATCTTAAAAGAAGCCTATGGACAGGTTTTAACTAACCCAAGTGGGGCCAACATGATTACTGGTATTGTCTCCAGTTTTTTAACGGCTAAAAAAGGGAAAAGCGGCAAAAAGATTGCCGTTTTAGAAATTGATGAAGCTAGCCTGCCACGGATTACCCAATACATCAAGCCAAGTCTTTTTGTCTTTACCAATATTTTCCGTGACCAGATGGACCGCTATGGCGAAATCTATACCACCTATCAATTAATCATTGATGGGGCTAAGAATGCTCCCGAGGCTACTATCCTAGCCAACGGCGATAGCCCACTCTTTGCTTCAAAAGAATTGGTTAACCCAGTCAAATACTACGGTTTCAATACTGAGGACCACGAACCGCAATTGGCCCACTACAATACTGAAGGCATCCTATGTCCTAAGTGTCAGGCTATTTTGCAATACCGCCTCAACACTTATGCCAATTTAGGGCATTATATCTGCCTTAACTGTGATTTCAAACGTCCGAAACTGGATTATCAGCTTTCAGCCTTGACCAAAACCACTAATGTCAGCTCTGCTTTTGTCATCGATGGGCAAGAGTATAGCATCAATGTGGGTGGCCTTTACAATATCTACAACGCATTAGCAGCGGTGTCCGTGGCCGAGTTCTTTGGCTTGTCACCTGAACAAATTAAGGCTGGTTTTGAAAAGAGTCGAGCAGTCTTTGGGCGTCAGGAAACCTTTAGCATTGGTGACAAGAGTTGTACCTTGGTCTTGATTAAAAACCCAGTTGGGGCTAGTCAGGCCTTGGAAATGATTAAGCTAGCAGACTATCCTTTCAGCCTGTCTGTTCTATTGAATGCTAACTACGCTGATGGGATTGATACCTCATGGATTTGGGATGCTAACTTTGAACTGATCCAGGAAATGGACATCACTGAAATCAATGCTGGTGGCGTCCGTCACTCAGAAATTGCCCGTCGTTTGCGGGTTTCTGGATATGACAGTAGCAAAATCAGTGAAAAAGAGAGCTTGGAAGAGGTCATGCAGGCAATTGAAAAGCAAGATAGCAAACATGCCTATATCCTCGCAACCTATACCGCGATGTTAGCCTTCCGTGAGCTTTTGGCAAGCCGTCACGTGGTTAGAAAGGAGATGAACTAATGACTTATACTTCCCTAAAATCTCCAGAAAACCGTGACTACACATACGACATCCGCATCGCCCACCTCTATGGTAATCTCATGAATACCTATGGCGATAATGGCAATGTCCTCATGCTCAAATACGTGGCCGAAAAACTAGGCGCTCGTGTCCAAGTCGACATCGTCTCCATGGGGGATGAGCTGGACCCTGATGTCTACGACTTGATTTTCTTTGGTGGTGGCCAAGATTATGAGCAAAGTATTGTGGCTAAAGATTTACCGTCAAAGAAAGCTGCCATTGCCAACTATATTGACCAAGATAAGGTTATCCTAGCCATCTGCGGTGGCTTCCAATTACTGGGACAGTACTATGTACAAGCCAACGGTGAGAGAATCGACGGCATCGGTGTCATGGGACACTACACCCTTAATCAGCACCAAAACCGCTTTATCGGTGATATCAAAATCCACAACCAGGAATTCGATGAAACCTATTATGGTTTTGAGAACCATCAAGGACGGACCTTCCTGTCTGATGATGAGAAACCTTTGGGTCGAGTGGTTTATGGCAACGGCAATAATAAGGAAGATCAAACTGAAGGGGTTCATTATAAAAATGTTTATGGCTCCTACTTCCACGGGCCAATCCTTTCCAGGAATGTGAACCTGGCTTACCGTCTGGTAACCACTGCCCTTAAACTCAAATACGGTCAAGAAATTGCCCTTGCCCCTTACCAAGAAATTCTTAGCCAAGAAGTGGCGGAAGAATACGCGGATGTTAAGAGTAAGGCCGAATTTGACTCTTAATCACAAAAAAGCTCTGAGGATTATCCTCAGAGCTTTTCGCTGTCAACCATTGTAATGAATCTAGGAGGGGTAGGTTTAATCTTCTTTGCGTTTGCGTGATACAGCTACCATTCCTGCTGAAGCCATGACTGCTAGGGCTGCGGCTGTGAAGAATGGGTTAGCGGTGTCACCAGTTGCTGGCAATTGCGCTTTCGCTGGACCATTGTTGTTTGCATGCGCGTTTTGGTTGGTCATTGCTGCAGGAGCTTGACCAGCTTTAGGCTTCATGTCTGAAGCATTGCCTTTGCCATCGTTCTTAGCTGCTGCTGCATGGCCATCTTTACCGTTCATGCCATCACGACCTGGCATACCGTCTTTGCCATCGTGACCGTCACGTCCGTCACGACCTGGCATACCGTCTTTACCATCACGACCATCACGGCCTGGTGCACCATCTTTACCATTAGAGATGGTTACTTCTTTACGACTTCCGTCAGGGTTTAAGAAAGTAATAGTGTGAGAACCGTTGCCATTGTCTTTGACATTAATGATTGGCGATTCACCATCTTTACCATTTTTTCCATCTTTTCCGTCAAGTCCGTCGCGGCCATCGCGTCCGTCGCGGCCATCACGACCGTTTAAGCCGTCAGTACCATTTTTGCCGTCTTTTCCATCTTGACCAGCTTTACCATTTTTACCGTCTGTTCCGGCTTTGCCGTTCTTACCATCTGTACCGGCTTTACCATCTTTTCCGGCTTTGCCGTTTTTACCGTCGGTACCGGCTCTGCCATCTTTTCCAGACTTACCATCTTTTCCGTCAGTTCCGGCTTTGCCGTTCTTACCATCTGTACCAGACTTCCCGTCCTTTCCGGCTTTGCCGTCTTTTCCAGACTTACCATCTTTTCCGTCAGTTCCGGCTTTGCCGTTCTTACCATCCGTACCAGACTTCCCGTCCTTGCCGGCTTTGCCGTCTTGTCCGTTGCGTCCGTTCTGGCCGTCCTGACCGTTTTTACCATTTTGACCATCTTGACCATGACGGCCGTCAGTTCCAGCTTTTCCATCCTGACCGTCTTTTCCGTCCTTACCGTCTTTACCATCTAGACCATCCAGTCCATCTAACCCAGGACGACCATCCAG
This window encodes:
- the murT gene encoding lipid II isoglutaminyl synthase subunit MurT, which encodes MKMKTLMGITAGKTAQTLLKSMGRGSTYPGKLALQFDKNILDSLAKDYEIVVVTGTNGKTLTTALTVGILKEAYGQVLTNPSGANMITGIVSSFLTAKKGKSGKKIAVLEIDEASLPRITQYIKPSLFVFTNIFRDQMDRYGEIYTTYQLIIDGAKNAPEATILANGDSPLFASKELVNPVKYYGFNTEDHEPQLAHYNTEGILCPKCQAILQYRLNTYANLGHYICLNCDFKRPKLDYQLSALTKTTNVSSAFVIDGQEYSINVGGLYNIYNALAAVSVAEFFGLSPEQIKAGFEKSRAVFGRQETFSIGDKSCTLVLIKNPVGASQALEMIKLADYPFSLSVLLNANYADGIDTSWIWDANFELIQEMDITEINAGGVRHSEIARRLRVSGYDSSKISEKESLEEVMQAIEKQDSKHAYILATYTAMLAFRELLASRHVVRKEMN
- the gatD gene encoding lipid II isoglutaminyl synthase subunit GatD, with translation MTYTSLKSPENRDYTYDIRIAHLYGNLMNTYGDNGNVLMLKYVAEKLGARVQVDIVSMGDELDPDVYDLIFFGGGQDYEQSIVAKDLPSKKAAIANYIDQDKVILAICGGFQLLGQYYVQANGERIDGIGVMGHYTLNQHQNRFIGDIKIHNQEFDETYYGFENHQGRTFLSDDEKPLGRVVYGNGNNKEDQTEGVHYKNVYGSYFHGPILSRNVNLAYRLVTTALKLKYGQEIALAPYQEILSQEVAEEYADVKSKAEFDS
- the cdaA gene encoding diadenylate cyclase CdaA, coding for MQNLSHIDAKFISSLFADPWILIIHLLDILIVAYAIYRFIRALSGTKIMSLVQGVLLFIILRFVAEWIGLTTITYLMNQVITYGVIAGVIIFAPEIRAGLERFGRSTQVFRQRELLSDEEKLVDALVKAVAYMSPRKIGALICIEQAQTLQEYIATGIPLNADISSQLLINIFIPNTPLHDGAVIIANNKIISSCSYLPLSESTTISKEFGTRHRAAIGLSEHSDAITIVVSEETGGISITDKGEFLHDLSRADFETYLRSYFLKENQEKTPWYKTLFGGK
- a CDS encoding CdaR family protein, coding for MKSFFNSRIWLGLVSVFFAIVLFLTAASNSYRNSANQAYSPIETYTHNLSDVPIDIKYDSDKYFISEYSYGAQVYLTSTNRVKLDSEVNTDTRNFKIVADLTDSKPGKATVPLKVNNLPSGVAAKVTPDKMTITIGKKARKTFNVVGSVDPKQVATGYELLSMNTGIDKVEVTSDESKIDLIDHVVAKVPDDVKLNADYRGEVTLQAVSADGTVLASSISPAKTTLSVSVKKITKSVPIRVSMVGTMDESLADIQSKLGKETAVISGPREVLDTINEVVAEVNISGVTKDTEKTVSLHSDIVSIEPSSVTVQLTTKKK
- a CDS encoding YSIRK signal domain/LPXTG anchor domain surface protein — its product is MTHMNKNGRYKQRFSLRKYKFGAASVLLGTIFALGMTGTTAQAQHHPLSPGSPGAYPFGPGSSGYGPGDSGIYPGVPAGPGMGSFHGGPYGFDPSMIVGPPGPAGERGEMGPIGPTGPRGERGEPGIQGPQGQAGPAGAQGAPGVAGPQGRQGEPGRDGRDGRDGLPGMDGLDGRPGLDGLDGLDGKDGKDGKDGQDGKAGTDGRHGQDGQNGKNGQDGQNGRNGQDGKAGKDGKSGTDGKNGKAGTDGKDGKSGKDGKAGKDGKSGTDGKNGKAGTDGKDGKSGKDGRAGTDGKNGKAGKDGKAGTDGKNGKAGTDGKNGKAGQDGKDGKNGTDGLNGRDGRDGRDGRDGLDGKDGKNGKDGESPIINVKDNGNGSHTITFLNPDGSRKEVTISNGKDGAPGRDGRDGKDGMPGRDGRDGHDGKDGMPGRDGMNGKDGHAAAAKNDGKGNASDMKPKAGQAPAAMTNQNAHANNNGPAKAQLPATGDTANPFFTAAALAVMASAGMVAVSRKRKED